The Penaeus chinensis breed Huanghai No. 1 chromosome 16, ASM1920278v2, whole genome shotgun sequence genome window below encodes:
- the LOC125033512 gene encoding guanidinobutyrase-like, whose product MSRFLSTLCRPLGQLRAGSVGVHRGLHTSQARAEERKLNQPLIATKMPRPGGISSFMRLPIQSGTQGLDACFVGVPMDTGTSNRSGARYGPRQMRAESPMRPFNQGTGANPFQYLNVADIGDVWLNLYNLPEACNNIRDQYKEIIKDGCVPLSMGGDHTISYPILQAISDKYGPVGLIHIDAHPDLQEEVLGSRIAHGTPFRRAYEEDLLDCSRVIQIGLRGTALTEDDCNIGRNMGFRVVGAEECWHKSLTPLMKEVREQMGDGPVYISFDIDAIDPGFCPGTGTPEMGGLTPIQALEIIRGCRGLNIVGCDVVEVSPPYDFEGTTALQGAHLLFEMLCVLPGVKYSR is encoded by the exons ATGTCGAGATTTCTGTCAACACTCTGCCGCCCACTGGGCCAACTGAGGGCGGGGTCCGTGGGCGTGCACAGAGGCCTCCACACTTCCCAGGCGCGGGCGGAGGAGCGGAAGTTGAACCAGCCGCTGATCGCCACCAAGATGCCTCGTCCGGGCGGCATCTCCTCCTTCATGCGGCTCCCCATTCAGAGCGGGACGCAGG GCCTCGACGCGTGCTTCGTGGGCGTCCCCATGGACACGGGCACCTCCAACCGCAGCGGCGCGCGATACGGCCCTCGGCAGATGCGCGCAGAGAGCCCCATGCGCCCCTTCAACCAGGGCACAGGAGCCAATCCCTTCCAGTACCTCAACGTCGCCGATATTGGGGACGTCTGGCTCAACCTTTACAA CCTTCCAGAGGCCTGCAACAACATCCGCGACCAGTACAAGGAGATCATAAAGGACGGCTGCGTCCCCCTCTCGATGGGGGGAGACCACACTATTTCGTATCCCATTCTCCAGGCCATCAGC GACAAATATGGCCCGGTTGGTCTGATCCACATCGACGCCCATCCGGACCTTCAGGAGGAGGTCCTCGGCTCGCGCATCGCCCACGGGACGCCCTTCAGGAGAGCCTATGAAGAGGACCTCCTCGACTGCTCCAGGGTCATCCAGATCGGCCTCAGGGGCACGGCGCTCACGGAGGATGACTGCAACATCGGCCGCAACATG GGCTTCCGCGTTGTAGGAGCCGAGGAATGCTGGCACAAGTCCCTCACGCCCCTcatgaaggaagtgagagagcaGATGGGCGACGGTCCTGTCTATATATCCTTCGATATCGACGCTATAGACCCCGGATTCTGTCCCGGAACAG GCACGCCAGAGATGGGAGGTCTCACGCCCATCCAAGCGCTGGAGATCATACGTGGATGCCGAGGTCTTAATATCGTGGGCTGCGATGTCGTAGag GTCTCTCCCCCGTATGACTTCGAGGGAACGACCGCTCTGCAGGGCGCGCATCTGCTGTTCGAGATGTTGTGTGTTCTCCCGGGTGTCAAGTACAGCAGGTGA
- the LOC125033586 gene encoding PH domain-containing protein DDB_G0287875-like, with the protein MSARAGAVVVVLVSAAVLCEAAAFPFSKSKENDPLERVLRMIDTERTRRSDFGDLMMESGEESDQLSRLLFERQFGTEPEFVRQLRHRRHKSKEKRGRSKERKRTSKEKKKKHSKEKKKKKHSKEKRPHSRERYPWHTTSVTMTTPLSTSTSTFESSSLSVSTSTPTPTPIPTTVTTTSPTTTARTSMFTTTPNSFTSTSNDPRFPEGMPGFFPDAETIEPFI; encoded by the exons ATGTCAGCGCGGGCGGGGGcggtagtggtggtgttggtgtcaGCGGCGGTGTTGTGTGAAGCCGCTGCTTTCCCGTTTTCTAAGAGTAAGGAAAACGACCCGCTAGAAAGG GTCCTGAGaatgatagacacagagagaacgagaagaagtgACTTTGGAGATCTGATGATGGAGTCGGGCGAGGAGAGCGATCAGCTGTCTCG ACTGCTTTTTGAGCGACAGTTTGGAACAGAACCAGAATTTGTACGACAG CTGAGACACAGGAGACacaagagtaaagaaaagagaggaaggagcaaAGAGAGGAAACGCACaagcaaggagaagaaaaagaaacacagcaaggagaagaagaagaagaaacacagcaAGGAGAAGAGACCCCACAGTCGAGAAAGATACCCATGGCATACGACCTCCGTTACTATGACAACACCTCTATCCACTTCAACGTCCACATTCGAGTCATCCAGCCTGTCAGTCTCCACGTCAACACCTACGCCCACGCCCATTCCAACGACTGTGACAACGACCTCCCCGACGACCACCGCAAGGACTTCGATGTTCACGACAACCCCGAACTCCTTCACTTCGACGTCAAACGACCCAAGATTTCCAGAAGGAATGCCCGGCTTTTTCCCCGATGCGGAGACTATCGAACCGTTTATCTGA